The following are encoded together in the Hoplias malabaricus isolate fHopMal1 chromosome 3, fHopMal1.hap1, whole genome shotgun sequence genome:
- the ilrun gene encoding protein ILRUN, translating into MEGMDIDLDQELMQKFSCMGTTDKDVLISEFQRLLGFQLNPAGCAFFLDMTNWNLQAAIGAYYDFESPNINTPSMSFVEDVTIGEGESVPPDTQFTKTWRIQNTGSESWPPGVCLKYIGGDQFGHVNMVMVRSLEPQEISDVSVQMRSPANPGMYQGQWRMCTATGLFYGDVIWVILSVEVGGLLGVTQQLSSFKTEFNTQPHRNVEGDFNPFASPQKNKQDAKEDNLKDPGGPWVAPLDSIQQDQNGLSHNSVNITPNGLQNNLSVVTYSQGCHGPYPFGQS; encoded by the exons ATGGAGGGCATGGACATAGACCTGGACCAGGAGCTCATGCAGAAGTTCAGCTGCATGGGCACCACGGACAAAGACGTGCTGATCTCCGAGTTCCAGAGACTGCTGGGCTTTCAGCTCAACCCCGCTGGATGCGCCTTCTTCCTAGACATGACCAACTG GAATCTTCAGGCAGCAATTGGAGCATATTATGACTTTGAGAGTCCAAACATCAATACACCGTCGATGTCCTTTGTAGAAGATGTGACTATTGGAGAGGGAGAGTCTGTGCCTCCTGACACACAGTTCACAAAAACATGGCGGATACAGAACACAG GTTCAGAGTCATGGCctccaggtgtgtgtctgaagtACATAGGAGGGGACCAGTTTGGTCATGTGAACATGGTGATGGTGCGGTCTTTGGAACCACAGGAAATTTCAGATGTCAGTGTGCAGATGCGCAGTCCAGCTAATCCCGGCATGTACCAGGGCCAATGGAGAATGTGTACAGCTACTGGACTCTTCTATGGAG ATGTGATCTGGGTAATTCTGAGCGTGGAGGTTGGAGGTCTTCTTGGGGTCACGCAGCAGCTGTCCTCCTTCAAGACGGAGTTCAACACTCAGCCACACCGCAACGTAGAGGGAGACTTTAATCCCTTTGCCTCACCACAGAAGAACAAGCAAGATGCCAAGGAGGATAATCTAAAAGATCCTGGAGGCCCATGGGTGGCCCCTCTGGACTCCATTCAGCAAGATCAAAACGGACTCTCTCACAACTCTGTAAATATTACACCAAATGGTCTCCAAAACAACTTATCGGTAGTGACTTACAGCCAG GGCTGCCACGGGCCCTACCCTTTTGGACAGTCTTAA